CTTGCTGTTCAGCAGTTTCTGCAGTTCGCTGCGCGGCAGCACGATCAGCGTGGTGCGCTCCAGCGCCTCGGCCTGGGTGGGGCGGCGTTCCTCGGGCTGCAACAGCAGCTCGCCGAAGGTGTCGTGCTGCCCGATCACGCTGAGGATGGCCTCCTTGCCGTTGGGAAACAGCTTGCTGATCTTGACCAGACCGCTGCGCACGAAATACAGCGCGTCGGCGGGGTCATCCATCCGGAAGATCACCTCCCCCGGACCGTAGGAGCGGTAGGGTGTGGAGACCGCCACCCGTTCCAGCTCGGCAAGTTCCAGGTCGGCAAACAGCTCCGTGCGTTTGAGATGCCAGACCAGGCTTGGATAATTCATGATCTTTAGCAGGATACTCGAAAAGAACAGTGTCATACACAACTGTCCCTTGACGGGAAGAATTTCTGCGTCGTGGACCCTGTGCTGGCCGCAGGCGTTCTGTCCCCCTGCCTCGTTCCGGATGGACCGCGCAAACGGAATGGGGATGACATCCCCGGCCAAAAGTTTTATACTCGGTTCAAGACTGTGCCGATCAACCGCCCGATCCAGGGAACGGTGACCGTGTGCGCTGCGCCGGGTATCGTCCCTCAGGGGCGTGATCCCCACGCCAAGGAGGAGAAACCCATGCCCAGCTACAAAGCCCCCCTGCGCGACATCAAGTTCCTGATGAACGAGCTGCTCGACGCCCCCGCCGAACTCGGCAAGATTCCGTACTACACCGGCAACGAGACTGCCGACGCCGACCTGATGGGTCAGGTGCTCGACGAGGCCGCCCGCTTTGTGGAAACCGAACTGGTTCCCCTGAATGCCGTGGGGGACCGGGAAGGCTGCGTTCGTCACGATGACGGCGAGGTGACCACCCCCACCGGTTTCAAGGCCGCGTACAAGAAGTACCGTGAGGCCGGCTGGACGGCCCTGGACGCCGACCCCAACTACGGTGGTCAGGGCATGCCGCACCTCGTGAGCAACGTGCTCGTCGAGCTGCTGAACAGCGCCAACGTGGCCTGGAGCATGTACCCCGGCCTGTCGCACGGAGCGTACAGCGCCCTGCACGCCGTGGGCAGCGACGAACTCAAGGACCTGTACCTGCCCAAGCTCGTCTCGGGCGAGTGGACCGGCACCATGTGCCTGACCGAGCCGCACGCGGGCACCGACCTGGGCATCATCCGCACCAAGGCCAAGGACAACGGCGACGGCACCTACGCGGTCAGCGGCACCAAGATCTTTATCAGTGCCGGCGAACACGACATGGCCGAGAACATCGTTCACCTCGTGCTGGCCCGCCTGGAAGGCAGCCCCGAAGGTACCAAGGGCATCTCACTGTTCCTGGTGCCCAAGTACCTGCCTACCGCCGACGGCAAACCCGGCGAGCGCAACGGCGTGGTCTGCGGCAGCCTGGAACACAAGATGGGCATCAACGGCAACGCCACCGCCCTGCTGAACTTTGACGGCGCCACCGGCTATCTGGTGGGCGAGGTCAACAAGGGCATGAACCACATGTTCATCATGATGAACGCGGCCCGGCTGGGCACCGGCCTGCAGGGTCTGGGCCTGGGCGAGGTGGCCTACCAGAACGCGCTGGCGTATGCCAAGGACCGCCTGCAGATGCGCCACACCCCGCGCGTGAACCCCAGCGAGAGCGCCGATCCCATCATCGTCCATCCCGACGTGCGCCGCATGCTGCTGACCGGCAAGGCCTACACTGAGGCGGGCCGCGCCATGGCGATGTGGCTCGCCCTGAGCATCGATATCGAGCATCACCACCCCGACGAAGCCAAGCGTAAGGAGGCGGGCGATCTGGTCGCTCTGCTGACCCCCATCGCCAAGGCCTTCATGACCGACAACGGCTTCAACATCGCTGTGCAGAGCCAGCAGGTCTTTGGCGGCCACGGGTACATCAAGGAATGGGGCATGGAGCAGTTCGTCCGTGACGCCCGCATTAGCCAGATCTATGAGGGAACCAACGGCATCCAGTCGCTGGACCTGCTGGGCCGCAAGGTCCTGATGGACGGCGGCAAGAAGCTGCAGAAGCTGGCCGCTACCCTGCAGGAGTTCGTCGAGGAACACGAGGGCGACGAGCACATCGGCGAGTACGTCACGCAGCTGGGCAAGGCCGCGCAGCAGCTGGGCAGCCTGACCATGGTGATTGGGCAGAAGGCCATGAACGGCGAGGGCGGTGCCGATGAGGTCAACGCCGCCGCGGTCGACTACCTGCGCTTCTTCGGCCACGTGGTCTACGGCTACCTGTGGGCCCGGATGGCGAAGGTCGCCCAGGACAAGATTGACGCTGGCCAGGACAAGGACGGTTTCTACCTGGGCAAGGTGCAGACCGCCCGGTTCTACTTCACGAAACTGTTCCCCGAGATCAAGACGCTGGCCGCCACCATCAAGGCGGGCAACGGGCCGCTGGCCGTGGACGACCGCGTGTTCGGACTGGAACAGCCGCTTGTAACGGCCTGATTCCTTCCTGAGCAGGAAGCGCCCGCGTCGGTTGATGTGGGCGCTTTTCCTTGCGTGGGCGTGCGGCGAATGGCATCCCGGCCACCTTTACACCTCAGTTGCGGATCATGAAGGCCCGCGAGGATGGAGCTATATGGCCCGCCGCCTTCTTTTCGTGCTCACCTTTGGCCTGCTGGGCGCGGCGGCGGCCCTGCCTGCGCAGACCAGCATTGCCGGCATCCAGCATGAGTACCAGCGCCTCAACAACTGCGGCCCGGTGACGGTGGGCATGGCCCTGAGCCGCTGGGGCGGCACGCTGAACCAGTACGACATCGCCCCGAAGCTCAAGGCGAACGGGGGAGACGTGAACGTGTCGCCCGAGGAACTCGCCGCCTTTGCCCGCGCGCAGGGCATGGCGGTGCACCTGGGCCGGGGCGGCAGCCCGCTGATGCTGCGCCGCCTGCTCGCCGCCGGCTTTCCGGTGATCGTGGAGACGTGGTTCGTGACCCACGACAGCGGCGGCATGGGCCACTACCGCCTGCTCACCGGCTATGACGATGCCAAGCAGCAGTTCTCGGCCCTCGACTCGTACCTGGGGCCACTGAGCTTTTCCTACGACAAGCTGGATGAGCTGTGGCGCTCGTTCGGGCGCACCTTCGTGGTGATGGCACCGGGGAAACGCGGAGCCGAGATGAACGACCTGCTGGGCTACCACGCCGATCCGCGCATGGCCAGGCGGGCGGCGCTGCGGGTGACCCTGGTCGAGGCCAGGCAGCGCGCAGACGCCGTGGCATGGCACAACGTGGGGCAGGCCAAGCTGGCTCTGGGGGATTCGCGCGGAGCGGTGCGGGCCTTCGATGCGGCCTTTGCTGCAAACCCCGACCCCGCGCTGGACCCCACCCGACCGGCGCGCGTGACCGGTGGCCTGCCGTGGCGCACGCTGTGGTATTCCTTCGGGGCGCTGGAGGCCTACACCCGCAACGCGCGCTACGCGGACGTGCTGCGCCTGACTGCCGCGGTGCTGCGCGACGCTCCGGCGCACGAGGAGATGTACTACTGGCGGGGCCGGGCGCTGGCCGGGCTGGGGAAGTCCGCCCAGGCGCAGGCGGCCTACCGCGAGGCGCTGCGGCTGCGTCCGGGCTACGCGGCGGCGCGGGCGGCCCTGGATCAGCTGTAAGGCCCTCCTGCCGGGTCGGTATCATGGCCTCCAGTGTGACCGGCCCGCTTTCAGTGGGCGACGGCCCGCGCTGAAAGCCGTGCCTGCGGGGCGCGGGACTCAATGAACGGCCCCGTCCTCCTCAGCCGCCGTCAGCTTGGACGTGTTAGCACTACAGGCGATGAGATGGTTTCATGCCCTGCCCCTCGCTCTGCTGATCTCTCCGGCCTGGGCCGCGCCCGCTGGGGGTGATCTGGACCGGGCTGCGCTGCGCGTGGCCGGAGTGCTGGATGGGGTGGTGCGCAACTGTCCGGACAACTTCGCGCAGATCGGCACCTCTCAGAAAAAGTGTGTCGGGGTGGGCATCACGGTGGAGGCGTCGCGCGTCAAGCTGGGCGCGGCGCTGGGAGCTGACCTGTTCGGCGTGTGGCGCAGCCGGGACGAGCAGCGCAGCGTGTTCAACTGGCTGCGGGTGGGGCAGGACCACGTGTTTGTGCGGCTGCAGCCCGATCCGGAGGGCCGCGCCCAGACGCTGGTGTACCTGGACGTGCCCCCCGCCGCGCCCCCGGCCCCGGCTGCGCCAGCCACCTCCGGCACCGGAGCCACCCAGATCGGCATCGTGGTGCTGACGCCGGTTCAGCCGGTGGGCCCATCCATCATCCAGGCCATGCCGGGGGGGACTCCGCAACCCGCCGACACAGCTGTTGCGCCGGCCTCGGCCACTCTCCCCATGTCCCCGGACGCCGCCCCGCCGGACGGTGTTCCGGCACCGGACCATCTGGCCCCGGTGCCGTTCAGCCGCACGCTGCAGCTTCAGGACCGGCGGCTGAACGGCCCGGATGTGCTCGCGGTGCAAAACCGGCTGATCGCCCTGATGAGGCCGCTGCGGGTGGGGCAGGGCGACGGCTGGTACGGACCGGTCACGGCCACGACGGTCCGGGTCTTTCAGCGGGCCAATGGCCTGAACCCGACCGGTGAAGTCGACCGCCCGACCTGGGACCGCCTGTTTTCCGGGGAGGCCACGCCGTTCGACGCCCCGGTGCTGCCCTGACCCCGGGTGGGCGGCGGTGTGGCCCCGGCGGGCATGAGAGCCGCAACCGCCCGCCGCCGCCATACTGGACCCAACACGGCGAGCCCCCCCTGGACGGCCTTTTCCCAGGGACGTCTGACCCTTCCTCTGATTTATGAGAGGTGTGGCACCCTCAAGAAACGAAGTTTAATGAGCTCCAGCGCGGCTTTCTCACCTTCTAGGCTGAATAGTGGGGGATGTCATGAAGCAGAATGTCATTTTCTTCTCATCTGCCCTGCTTCTGGGGGCCCTCGGTTCCGGGCAGGCGCAGACCGGGCCGCAGGTCAGTGACCCCTTTCAAAGGGGGGCTCCCACCCAGGCCGCGCCGGTGCTGCGCGGCCCCGCCGGTACCCCCGCCGCCAGCGCGCCCGCCGCGCCGTTGCAGCTTACCGGCGTTCAGAACGCCACCTTCGGCCCGCCGCGCTCGAGCAGTGACGGTTCCACGACCCGGATCGTGTTTGACCTGATGCCGGGCGTGAGCTACACCCTGACCCCCACCTTTACCGGCCTGCGCCTGGACGTGCAGGGCGCGCGCGTGCTGCCCGCCGTGACCGGCAAGCTGGGCAGCAGCGTGAATGAGTACCGCGCCGGGGGCGGTCAGGCCACCCTGATCACCCCCTTTCCGCTGTCGCTGACCGGGGGATGGAAGGCCATGGAGGCCACCCTGGAGCGCGGCACCCGGGTCCTGATCCTGGATTTCGGCGCCACCCTGAATGGCGGCGCCAGCGCGGCGCTCTCGGGGCGGGTCCGGGCGAGCGCTCCGGTCACCTCGGCGGGGGCACAGACGGCGCTGAGTGCTCCGCTGAACACGGCGGGTGTGGGCACCGCTGCCCGAGATACGGCGGCGCGGGGAAGCACCGAGTCGGCGGCCAGCCTCAACCTGCCGCCCGGGGACGCGGTCGCGCCCTCACCCGGCGGGGCCCTTCCCCCCGCACCCGCCCTGCCCGGCGCGGATTCCGAGATTCCCAGCGCCCTGGCTGGCCGCGTGCCGGGCACGTCCCGCGGCGCTCCGCTGACCCCGCCGCGCATCGGCCGGAACCCGGGGCAGACGCGGGTGGTGCTGGACCTGCCGCCCGGTACCTCCTACCGCATCGTGCCGGGCAGCATCGGTCTGCGCGTGGAGCTCAGCGGCGTCAACATGGCGGCGCAGGACCTGCAGGACATCAGCCCGGAGTTGCGGGCGTGGCGGGCCGAACCCGGCCCTGACGGCGTGGTGTTCACGCTGCTGACGGCCACCCCCACCACCGAGCGCAGCGGCTGGCGGGCGCAGCTGTTGCCGCCCTCCAGCGGCGACCTGTCGCGCCTGGCCATCGATCTGTCGCCCGCGCTGGCCGACCTGACGCCGCTGTCGGCTCAGGAAAAGCTGCTGGCCGCCGTGCCCCCCATTCCGGCGGCGCGCGGCACGGCGATTCTGGCCCTGAGCGCCAGCTACGTGCGCCCGCGCGTGGTGATTGACCCGGGCCACGGCGGCAAGGACCCCGGCGCAGTGGGGGCGGTGATCGAGAAGGAAACGGTGCTGGACGTGGCGCAGCGCGTGGCGACCCTGCTGGGCGCCGCCGGGGTGGACGTGGTCCTGACCCGCGACAGCGACCGCGACCTGAATCCGGTCAAGGACACCGACCTGACCATGCGCGCCCGCATGGGCACGCCCGGCACGCAGCTGTTCGTGAGCATTCACGTCAATGCCATGGACGCGGTGAGTGCCCTGCGCGGCTACGGCGTCGAGACGTGGTGGAATCCCAACCATCCGCTGTCGAGCAACCTCGCAGCGGTGCTGCAAAAGAACGTGGTTGCGACGACCGGCGCGTACTCGCAGGGCCTCAAGACCGGCCGTTCGCTGGCGGTGCTGCGCAACAGCCGTATTCCCGCCGCCCTGATCGAGATCGGCTTTACCAGCCATCCCGTGGACGGCATCAACCTGCAGGACACCAACTACCGCGACCGTGTGGCGCTGGGCATCGCGCAGGGCATCCGCGAGGCGCTGGTCACGGGCATTGTCGACGGCGGCGCGGTGGGGGGTGCGGGCAAGTAGTGGAGGGCGGCGAGGCCGGATTCCGGACGCGGGTGCTCGCGCTGGTGGCCCGCATTCCCCCGGGCCGGGTGATGACCTACGGGCAGCTGGCCATGCTGGCCGGTTCTCCCGGGGCGGCGCGGCAGGCCGGCTTTGTGCTGGGCAGTCTGGCAGGCAGCGACGAGTTGCCGTGGCAGCGGGTCATCAACGCCCAGGGCCGGGTCAGCACCCACAAGCTGGGGTTTGGAGACCTGCAGGAACGTCTACTGACCGCCGAGGGCGTGGTCTTTGATGCCTCGGGCCGCTGCGACCTGGGAACGCGGCAGTGGTGGCCCGAAGAAGAGGGGCCATCCACCCCGCCGGAACCTCTGCTGTTCTGAGTCCGCCCGCTCAGAACTTTTGCCGGGCCTCCCCGCACAGCAGGCTAAAGACTTCCGGTGCAGAACGTCCCGAGCCCGGCGGCGTATGCTGTGCAGCATGAACAGAACGCGACACAACCCCTGGGTGGAGGGCAGCCTGGCCTCCTGGATGGCGGGCGTCACCCTGGGTGTGATCCTGGGCATTGCCCTGCTGATTGTCACCCCCCGTCTGATGGGCGGCAGTGGGTCCACGGCGGAGGCCCCCACCGCACAGGAGCAGGCCACCGACTCGGCTCCCTCGGGCAGCGCTGAAACGGCCCCCGCCGCCTCAGAGGGTACGCCTGAAACCGCCACCACCAATGCTCCCACCGACCAGACGCCCGCTGCCGAACAGACCAGCAGCGGCGAACTGCCCGCCGCCCAGTCGCCCGCCGTGGCGGACACGACCACCGGCAATCCCCCCCAGCAGGACCCCAACGCGGTGGCCGAACCCGTGGCCGCAGGCGGCACCGGGGACGCCGCTCCCACGCCCAACGCGGCGGCGGGCAATGCCGAGGCGGGTGCTACGGTGTTCACGAGCAACTGTGCGGGCTGTCACGGCGCGCAGGGGGGCGGCGGCATCGGGCCCTCCCTGGTCACCGATGAGGGCCCGAAGGCCTGGACCCTGGCACAGTTCACCACCGTGCTGCGCGAGGGTGTGCTGCCCGGGGGCCGCGAACTCAGCGCCGTGATGCCCCGCTTCAGCGACGCCCAGCTCAGCGACACGCAGGTCGCCGATCTGCTCGCCCACATCCAGACCCTGAACTGAGCTTCCGGCTGAAGGCGCCGCCCGCAGGTTCCGGGGCGGCGTTTTTGTGGACCGGGTCTGGATGTCCTGCGCCTCAGGGTGCACAATCGGGCATGACCGCCAGCCGCGACCAGTTCAACGCCCACGCCGACCGGTATGCGGCCAGCGAGGTCCACCGCCACGGCCCCAGCCTGCCCGTCCTGCTGGACTTTGCGGCCCCCATCCCACAGGACCGTGCGCTGGACGTGGCTACCGGCACCGGCAACACGGCGCTGGCCCTCGCGCCGCAGGTGGGGGAGGTCGTGGGGCTGGATCTCGCGGAGGGCATGCTCGCCCATGCCCGCACCCGAGCCGAGGCGGAGGGACACGCCCACGCCACGTTTCAGCAGGGCAGCGCGGAGGCCATGCCGTTTGCCGACGCCTCGTTCACGCTGGTCACGTCGCGCCACGCGCCGCATCACTTTCTGAACCTCGACCGTTTTCTGGGCGAGGCCTTCCGGGTGCTGAAACCCGGCGGCCGGCTGGTGGTCGCCGACCAGATCAGTTCCACGCCCGAGCTGCAACCCTGGCTGGACCACTATCAGACCCTGCGCGACCCCAGCCACCACGCCCAGCGGACGGCGGCGGCGTGGCGCACGCTGGCAGAGGTGGCCGGCTTTCGCTGGACCCAGGAGACCACCGTGCCGTACCGCCTGGAGTTCGGGTGGTGGACCGCGCAGTCGGGCTGCACCCCCCAGACGGTGGCGCAGCTGCGTGAACACGCGGCGGTTCTGGGGCAGGGGCAACGGGAGGCGGCCGGACTGCATTACGACAGTTCAGGAACGCTGGTCGCCCACACCGAAACCATGCTCGTTGTGCGCCTGGAGCGGCCCTAGAGCTTGTCTCCCACGTGAATCGCCGCGATGCCGAAGGTGAGCAGGCGGTGGCGGGTCCGGAACCCGGTGGCGCGCATCAGGTCGGCCAGCCGTTCGGGCGGGGGAAAGGCCAGAACACTTTCGGGCAGGTAGGTGTACGCGCCCGCGTTGCCGCTGATCAGCCCACCAACGCGCGGCAGCACGTGCTGAAAGTAGAAGCGGAACACGCTGCCGAACAGCCCGGCGCGCGGCGGTGGAAACTCCAGAATCACGGCCCGTCCGCCGGGGGCCAGAACCCGCCAGAACTCCGCGAGCCCGCGTTCGTAGTCCGCGAAGTTGCGAAAGCCGAAGGCACAGGTCACGCTGTCGAAACTGCCGTCCGGGTAGGGAAGGTTCAGGGCGTCGCCCTCCTCCAGCCGGATGTCGAGGTGCCGGGCCGCCGCCTTCTCACGCCCGATGCGCAGCATCTGCGGCACGAAATCGCTGCCGACCACCTCGGCCCCCGGCGCACGGGCCTTGAGTTCCAGCGCAAAATCTGCCGTGCCGGTCGCCACGTCCAGCACCCGTGCAGGGTTAAACGCCAGGGCCTCATCGGCAGCTTCACGCCGCCAGCCCCGGTCCACCCCCAGGCTGAGGACGCGGTTGAGCAGGTCGTAGCGCGGAGCGATGTCGGCGAACATGGCCTGCACGTCCCTGCCCTTGTCCTGCTTGTCGCCCACGGAGGGTTTTTTCGGCGCAGCGGTCATGGAGCCGATGATAGCCGGGCGGGGCCGGGACACGCGGGAACCCGGACCCGCCGGTCCCCGCGTCACACCCTTCGTCTGCGGACGGCACCCTACCGCCCACCGGCGCAGATCAGACTCCGGCCACCTTCAGCCGCTTGCCCACCTTCTCGTAGGCCGCCAGGGCCTGATCCAGGTCGTCGCGGGTGTGCTCGGCGGTCACGATGTTGCGGATGCGGGCCGAGCCGCGCGGTACGGTGGGAAAGCCCAGCCCGACGGCAAAGACGCCCTCCTCGAACAGCATCCGGCTCGCCTCGAAGGCAGCCTCGGCCTCGCCGAAGACGACCGGCGTGATGGGCGTGACGCTGCCCATGGTGTCGAAGCCCAGCCGCGCCAGCTCGGCCTTGAAGTAGTGTGTGTTGTCCCACAGCCGGCGCATCAGCGAGGGGTCGCGCTGCACTTCCTCCAGCGCGGCGACCAGTCCGCCCACCACCGCCGGGGGCTGCGCGGTCGAGAACAGGTAGGGGCGGGCGCGGTTGATCAGCAGTTCCTTGAGGTCGGCGTGCCCGGCGGCGTAGCCACCCACCCCGCCCCACGCCTTGCTCAGGGTGCCCACCTGAATCACGTCATCGGCGTGTTCGAAGCCGAAATGATGCACCGTGCCGCGCCCGGCCTCGCCCATCACCCCGCTGCCGTGCGCGTCGTCCACATAGGTCACGGCGCCGTAGCGGCGGGCCACCTCGATGAGCTTGTCCAGCGGAGCCACGTCGCCGTCCATGCTGAACACGCCGTCGGTAACGACCAGCTTCAGGCCGTCCGTCTCGTTCTCGCGCAGCACCCGCTCCAGATCGGCGGGGTCGGCGTGCTTGTAGATCTTCTTGGTCGCCTTGGTGAGGCGCAGACCGTCGATGATGCTCGCGTGGTTCAGCTCGTCGCTGACCACCAGGTCGCCTTCTTGCAGCAGGGCACCCAGCACGCCCTGGTTGGTGGTAAAGCCGCTGTGCAGCACCAGCGCGCTGCCGGTGTGTTTGAACTCGGCGAGCTGCGTTTCGAGTTCCTCGTGAATGCGCAGGGTGCCGGCGATGGTCCGCACCGCGCCCGCGCCCACCCCCCACTCGCTCAGGTAGGCGGCGGCCTTTTCCTTGAGGCGGGGATGGTCGGCGAAGCCCAGGTAGTTGTTGCTCGCCAGGTTCACGACCTCGCGCCCGTCCACCCGCGTTCTGGCTCGGTTGGCTGCGTCCAGCACACGCGGCTTGATCAGCAGCCCGCTGCGGCGCAGGCCCGAGAGTTCGGCGTTCAGGCGCCCGGACAGGGAAGTTGACATGCGGTCAGTCTACGGGCGGCGCCGGGCCTGTGTCCGTGAGCGGGGGACGGTTGGGACGGGGCCACGGCGTCAGGGACGCACCAGCACGGTCTGCCGCCGGGCCTGCCGGAACCCCGAGGCCACGTAGAAGCCCTCGGCGGGCGAGTCGCGGGCGGTTAACAGGTACAGGCTGTTCACCCCCCGTTCCTGCGCCTGCGCCATATGCCGGGTCAACAGGGTTCGGCCCACCCCCCGGCCCTGCACCTGCGGATGCACAAACAGTTCCCTGATTTCATGCGTCAGCCCGTGGTCCTTGACCGAGTCGTGGCCCAGGACTGCCCCGAGGCACTGCCCGTCCTCCCAGGCCCCCACAGCAGACGCCCGGGGCAGGGCGAGCAGGTCGGACAGACACGCGCCGGCCGTGTCCAGCGTCCAGGCCTCCTGCCACGGCGCGGCGTTGAAGGTGGCCACGAAGGTCTGGGCGGCGGCCGGCACCTCCCCGGGGGTCAGCGGACGGAGTTCCATGCCACACCATGGCATGTCTGCGCCGGTTCAGGCGCCGGCGAAGCCTCCCGAAGGAGGCCCGCCGGACTGGGGGAGGGGTACTGACTGGGGGCGTCTCATCATGTTGGGACGGTAGCCGGAAACCCAGGACGCCAGGAAGAGATTTGCGGCCCCCAGCTTCTTTGCCCGCTGGCTGGAGCTGCCCTGACACGGGATACGACAGACCCCCGGGCTGGCCCCAGGGGTCTGGTCTCGGTGCGCTGCCCGGTCGTTACCGGTTCATGATGTGGATGGCCTGCTTGTGGCTGGCCTCCGCTGCTTCCAATACCGCCTCACCCAGGGTGGGGTGGGCGTGGATGGTCAGGGCGATGTCGCTGGCGGTGGCGGCCATCTCCAGCGCGAGTCCGGCCTCGCCCAGCAGGTCCGAGGCGTGCGGAGCCACGATGTGGACGCCCAGCAGCAGGTCGGTGTCCTTCTCCACGACCATCTTCACGAAGCCGTCGGTGGCCTGCAGGGTCATGGCGCGGCCCGAGGCGCTCATGGGGAACACGCCGGTCTTGACCTCGTAGCCCTTTTCCTTCGCCTCGGCCTCGGTCAGGCCGACCCAGGCGAGTTCGGGGCTGGTGTACACCACGCCGGGAATCGCCACGGCGTCCTGCTCGGCGGGCTTGCCGGCAATCACCTCGGCGGCGACCAGTCCCTCTTTCATGGCCTTGTGCGCAAGCATGGGGTTTCCGGCCACGTCGCCGATGGAGTAGATGTGCGGCACATCGGTCTGCTGGCGGGTATTGGCGGGAACGAAGCCGCGGTCGGTGACGGTCACGCCCGCCGCCCCCGCGTTCAGGCCGTCGGTGCGCGGACGGCGGCCCACGGCCACAAGCACCCGGTCAAAGACCTCGGTGGTCTTCTCGCCGGTCTTGACGTTTTCCAGCTCGACATGCACGCCGTCGCTCTTTTTCTCGGCCCGGTTCGCCTTGGTCTCGGTGGCGATCTCGATGCCCTGCTTTTTCATGATCTTGGCGAATTCCTTGACCGCGTCGGCGTCCGCGCCGGGGATGATGTTGGGCAGGAACTCGATGACCTTCACCTTGCTGCCCATGTTGTTGTAGACGTGCGCGAATTCAAAGCCGATCACGCCGCCGCCCACGCACAGCATCCGCCCCGGAACCGGATCGGGCACCACCAGCGCGCCGGTGCTGTCCACGATGACCTGCTGGTCGACCTCCAGTCCCGGCAGCTTGGCAGGCTCCGATCCGGTGGCGATGATCACGTTGGCCGCCGTGTAGGTCTTGTCTCCGACCTTGACGGTATGGGCGTCCACGAAGCTCGCCTCACCGACGAGATGGGTCACCTTGTTCGCCTTGAACAGCGCGCCCACGCCTCCGGTCAGCTTCTTGACGATGCCGTCTTTCCAGCCGTTGAGCTTGGCGATGTTCAGGTTCTGTTCGCCGAAGGTCAGGCCGAAGTCGGCGGCGTGGCGGGCGGCGGCGATCTGCTCTCCTGCATGCAGCAGCGCCTTGGTGGGAATACAGCCCACGTTCAGGCATACCCCACCCACGGTGTCGCGCTCGGCGCACGCCACCTTCAGGCCCAGCTGGGCGGCACGGATGGCCGCGTGGTAGCCGCCGGGACCCGCGCCGATCACCAGTACGTCAAAATCCATCGGTTTCGTCATGCGAGCAGTCTAACGCCCGTTTGGGGGGCCGTCCGTCACCTGTTGAAATAGCTGGACACCGGCGATTGACAAGCTCAAATGGTGGGTGGACGGGAAGCTGCCGCCGCGCCCCCGGCCCCGCGTGTCGTGCGGCGCGGCACCGTTCTGAACGCGGGGCACGCCGGCCGGAACAGCCGGGCTCACCCCTCCAGAAACTCCGTGACCACGCGGTTAAGCAGCCACCAGCCTTGAGGGGTGGCCCGCAGCTGGGAGCCGTCGAGTTCCAGCAGACCCCGCTGCACATTGGCGGCGATGGCCCCGGCGTAGCGTTCCGGCACGTTCAGCCCGCTGCGGCGCGAGAGATCGGTGAGGTCCACGCCGCGGCGCAGGCGCAGGCCCATGAACAGCGCGTCGGTCACGTAGTCCTCGGGGCCCACCGGCTCGGCCTCGCCGCGGGCACCGGTGAGCCACCCGTGCAGGTGCGGGTTGGTGCGCCGGGAGGTCAGCTCTGCGCCGCCCTGGGCCACGGGGTAGTGCCCGGCGGCTCCCGGTCCCAGTCCCAGGTAGGTGCGCCCCTGCCAGTACGCGAGGTTGTGCCGCGACTCCTGGCCGGGCCGGGCGTAGTTGCTGATCTCGTAGCGGGCAAAACCGTGGGCCGTCAGCAGCTCCTCGGTCCGCTCGAAGCCCGCACGCTCGTCGTCCTCGTGCACGGTCACGCCGCGCCGGGCGAACTCGGTGCCGGGTTCGATGGTCAGGGTGTAGGCGCTGATGTGGTCCACGCCCAGCTCCACCAGACCGTGAATGTCGGCGTCCAGCGGTTGCCCCGGCACGGCGGTGATCAGGTCGCCCGACACGCGCAGGCCCGCGCCGATCAGGGTCCCGACGGCCTCGCGGGCCCCCGCCGCGTTGTGCTGGCGGCCCAGGAACTTCAGCGTGGCGTCATTCAGGCTCTGCACGCCCACCGAGGCGCGGTCAAAGCCCAGGTCGCGCCACAGCGCTGCCCGCGCGGGACTGACGGTGCCGGGATTGACCTCCAGCGTGTTCTCGGCCCGGCCCCAGCCCAGATGCCGGCGCAC
This genomic window from Deinococcus aerophilus contains:
- a CDS encoding Crp/Fnr family transcriptional regulator — translated: MNYPSLVWHLKRTELFADLELAELERVAVSTPYRSYGPGEVIFRMDDPADALYFVRSGLVKISKLFPNGKEAILSVIGQHDTFGELLLQPEERRPTQAEALERTTLIVLPRSELQKLLNSKPELAMKLIRLMAARLFEAQAWSATVSAYSAPERVASLLYRLAREFGRPHSQGIELNLKLNQEDIARMVGATRETVSHSLGKLKQDGAIVRARTPIIVRLEALQQYIDQGN
- a CDS encoding acyl-CoA dehydrogenase C-terminal domain-containing protein, with the translated sequence MPSYKAPLRDIKFLMNELLDAPAELGKIPYYTGNETADADLMGQVLDEAARFVETELVPLNAVGDREGCVRHDDGEVTTPTGFKAAYKKYREAGWTALDADPNYGGQGMPHLVSNVLVELLNSANVAWSMYPGLSHGAYSALHAVGSDELKDLYLPKLVSGEWTGTMCLTEPHAGTDLGIIRTKAKDNGDGTYAVSGTKIFISAGEHDMAENIVHLVLARLEGSPEGTKGISLFLVPKYLPTADGKPGERNGVVCGSLEHKMGINGNATALLNFDGATGYLVGEVNKGMNHMFIMMNAARLGTGLQGLGLGEVAYQNALAYAKDRLQMRHTPRVNPSESADPIIVHPDVRRMLLTGKAYTEAGRAMAMWLALSIDIEHHHPDEAKRKEAGDLVALLTPIAKAFMTDNGFNIAVQSQQVFGGHGYIKEWGMEQFVRDARISQIYEGTNGIQSLDLLGRKVLMDGGKKLQKLAATLQEFVEEHEGDEHIGEYVTQLGKAAQQLGSLTMVIGQKAMNGEGGADEVNAAAVDYLRFFGHVVYGYLWARMAKVAQDKIDAGQDKDGFYLGKVQTARFYFTKLFPEIKTLAATIKAGNGPLAVDDRVFGLEQPLVTA
- a CDS encoding C39 family peptidase gives rise to the protein MARRLLFVLTFGLLGAAAALPAQTSIAGIQHEYQRLNNCGPVTVGMALSRWGGTLNQYDIAPKLKANGGDVNVSPEELAAFARAQGMAVHLGRGGSPLMLRRLLAAGFPVIVETWFVTHDSGGMGHYRLLTGYDDAKQQFSALDSYLGPLSFSYDKLDELWRSFGRTFVVMAPGKRGAEMNDLLGYHADPRMARRAALRVTLVEARQRADAVAWHNVGQAKLALGDSRGAVRAFDAAFAANPDPALDPTRPARVTGGLPWRTLWYSFGALEAYTRNARYADVLRLTAAVLRDAPAHEEMYYWRGRALAGLGKSAQAQAAYREALRLRPGYAAARAALDQL
- a CDS encoding peptidoglycan-binding domain-containing protein translates to MRWFHALPLALLISPAWAAPAGGDLDRAALRVAGVLDGVVRNCPDNFAQIGTSQKKCVGVGITVEASRVKLGAALGADLFGVWRSRDEQRSVFNWLRVGQDHVFVRLQPDPEGRAQTLVYLDVPPAAPPAPAAPATSGTGATQIGIVVLTPVQPVGPSIIQAMPGGTPQPADTAVAPASATLPMSPDAAPPDGVPAPDHLAPVPFSRTLQLQDRRLNGPDVLAVQNRLIALMRPLRVGQGDGWYGPVTATTVRVFQRANGLNPTGEVDRPTWDRLFSGEATPFDAPVLP